From the genome of Spirosomataceae bacterium TFI 002, one region includes:
- a CDS encoding Gluconate 2-dehydrogenase subunit 3, with the protein MNRRSALQRVALMMGGVVSAPALISILEGCKSAADATGAPFTLSPDQLSLVSEIAEVIIPKTDTPGAKDAGVGPFIELMIKDCYSQLQGEHFVKGLAQVQEESQKLGSDFISLNAEQKIEVLKTLEAAASTEREAAKSKVIDSETGIEKQEKAETPAPFFDIMKSLTLFGYFTSEAGATKALDFVAIPGRYEGCIPLKEGQKAYAL; encoded by the coding sequence TTGAATAGAAGATCAGCCTTACAACGTGTAGCACTAATGATGGGTGGAGTAGTTTCTGCACCAGCATTAATTTCGATTTTAGAGGGTTGTAAAAGTGCTGCAGATGCCACTGGAGCTCCATTTACACTTAGTCCAGACCAATTGAGTTTGGTTTCGGAAATTGCAGAAGTAATTATTCCAAAAACTGATACGCCCGGTGCCAAAGATGCTGGAGTGGGACCATTTATTGAGTTGATGATCAAAGATTGCTATTCTCAATTACAAGGTGAGCATTTTGTAAAAGGACTCGCACAAGTTCAGGAAGAATCTCAGAAACTGGGAAGTGACTTCATTTCTCTTAATGCTGAACAAAAAATTGAAGTTTTAAAAACTTTAGAAGCAGCGGCTTCAACAGAAAGAGAAGCTGCAAAAAGTAAAGTGATTGACTCTGAGACAGGAATTGAAAAGCAAGAAAAAGCTGAAACTCCTGCTCCTTTCTTTGACATCATGAAGTCATTGACTCTTTTTGGCTACTTTACTTCAGAAGCTGGAGCTACGAAGGCACTTGACTTTGTGGCTATTCCTGGTAGATACGAGGGATGTATTCCATTGAAAGAAGGACAAAAAGCATACGCACTTTAA
- a CDS encoding Choline dehydrogenase — protein sequence MYIQGKGTEENTYDAIVVGSGISGGWAAKELTEKGLKVLMLERGRDIKHIEDYTTAMQEPWEFDHRGRVTNQVEKDYWAVVRTGYAANEEHRHHFEKDVDNPYKEKRRFDWIRGYHTGGRSLMWGRQSYRWNERDFTANAEEGIGTDWPLRYKDMAPWYDYVERFAGISGSRDGLDVLPDGQFQTAMEMNCAERMVKEGIEKNFPGRHMTIGRVAHLTNPTAEQIALGRSNCQFRNRCMRGCPYGAYFSTQSATLPAAMKTGNLTLITDKIVHQVIFDDEAGKAKGVKAIDQNTMEEIEYFGKIIFLNASAINSAAIMMMSKSKTHPNGLGNASDQLGRNIMDHHLDVGASGKIEGFEDQYYYGRRPNGIYIPRFTNWGSDKRNFLRGFGYQGGGSRTRGVDSGESFGAAFKDAATYPGGWRFGMGGFGETLPDPNNKMTLTTETDKWGLPIIEFDAGWGENEWEMRKAMQEEAGKMLEAAGVKDVRTHENKEKAPGIGIHEMGTARMGTDAKNSCLNKNNQVWGAENVFVTDGAFMVSSSCVNPSLTYMAATARAADFAVSEMKKMNL from the coding sequence ATGTATATACAAGGAAAAGGCACTGAAGAAAATACTTACGACGCTATTGTAGTAGGCTCAGGAATCTCCGGAGGATGGGCAGCAAAAGAACTTACCGAAAAAGGATTGAAGGTTCTTATGCTTGAAAGAGGCCGTGATATTAAGCACATCGAAGATTACACTACGGCCATGCAAGAGCCATGGGAGTTTGATCATAGAGGAAGAGTAACCAACCAAGTAGAAAAAGACTATTGGGCGGTAGTAAGAACTGGCTATGCAGCAAATGAAGAACATCGTCACCATTTTGAAAAGGATGTTGATAACCCTTATAAAGAAAAACGTCGTTTTGATTGGATTCGTGGGTACCACACTGGAGGTAGATCACTTATGTGGGGTCGCCAATCATACAGATGGAATGAAAGAGATTTCACTGCCAATGCGGAAGAAGGCATAGGAACTGACTGGCCACTAAGATATAAAGACATGGCTCCTTGGTACGACTATGTAGAGCGTTTTGCAGGGATTAGTGGAAGTCGTGATGGTTTAGATGTACTTCCTGATGGACAATTCCAAACTGCGATGGAAATGAACTGTGCAGAGCGAATGGTGAAAGAAGGAATCGAAAAGAATTTCCCGGGAAGACACATGACTATTGGTCGTGTTGCCCACCTTACTAATCCTACTGCTGAGCAAATTGCACTTGGTCGTTCTAACTGTCAATTTCGGAATAGATGTATGAGAGGCTGTCCTTATGGAGCCTATTTCAGTACTCAATCTGCAACCTTGCCAGCTGCAATGAAGACTGGAAACTTGACCCTCATTACAGACAAGATCGTTCATCAAGTAATTTTTGACGATGAAGCTGGAAAAGCAAAAGGTGTTAAGGCAATTGATCAAAACACTATGGAAGAGATTGAGTATTTCGGAAAAATAATTTTCCTTAATGCCAGTGCAATCAATTCTGCAGCCATCATGATGATGTCAAAATCTAAAACTCACCCTAATGGTCTAGGTAACGCATCTGATCAACTTGGTAGAAACATCATGGATCACCACTTAGATGTAGGAGCTAGTGGTAAAATTGAAGGTTTTGAAGATCAATACTACTATGGCCGTCGTCCAAACGGTATTTATATTCCAAGATTTACAAACTGGGGAAGCGACAAACGCAACTTCTTGAGAGGATTTGGATACCAAGGTGGAGGAAGTAGAACTAGAGGAGTAGATTCTGGTGAAAGTTTTGGAGCAGCATTTAAAGATGCCGCAACTTACCCAGGTGGTTGGAGATTTGGAATGGGCGGATTTGGAGAAACGCTTCCAGACCCAAATAACAAAATGACCTTAACTACCGAAACTGATAAGTGGGGCCTTCCAATCATCGAATTTGATGCAGGTTGGGGTGAAAACGAGTGGGAAATGAGAAAAGCCATGCAAGAGGAAGCAGGTAAAATGCTTGAAGCTGCTGGCGTAAAAGATGTTCGTACTCACGAGAACAAAGAAAAAGCTCCAGGTATTGGAATTCACGAAATGGGTACAGCTAGAATGGGTACTGATGCGAAGAATTCTTGCTTAAATAAAAATAACCAAGTGTGGGGTGCGGAAAACGTATTCGTAACTGATGGAGCATTTATGGTTTCATCTTCTTGCGTTAATCCATCATTAACTTACATGGCAGCAACTGCAAGAGCAGCTGATTTTGCAGTAAGCGAAATGAAGAAAATGAACTTATAA
- a CDS encoding dTDP-glucose 4,6-dehydratase, translating into MKRILITGGAGFLGSHLCDRFIKEGYHVIAMDNLITGDLRNIEHLFKLEHFEFYHHDVSKFIHVPGDLDYILHFASPASPIDYLKIPIQTLKVGSLGIHNCLGLARVKNARVLIASTSEIYGDPQVHPQTEDYWGHVNTVGPRGVYDEAKRFQESMTMAYHTFHGVETRIVRIFNTYGPRMRLNDGRVIPAFMGQALRGEDLTIFGDGSQTRSFCYVDDLIEGIYRLLHSDYAQPVNIGNPIEISIAEFAEEIIKMTGTDQKVIYKDLPVDDPKQRQPDITRAKEVLGWEPKVDRKEGLAITFDYFKSFSKERLYDEAQHKEF; encoded by the coding sequence ATGAAAAGAATATTAATAACAGGAGGAGCAGGATTTTTAGGTTCACATTTATGTGATCGCTTTATAAAAGAAGGATATCATGTAATTGCAATGGATAACCTAATCACAGGTGACCTTAGAAACATTGAGCATTTATTCAAATTAGAGCATTTTGAGTTTTACCATCACGACGTGAGTAAATTCATACATGTTCCTGGTGACTTAGATTATATCTTGCATTTTGCTTCTCCAGCAAGCCCAATAGATTACTTAAAGATTCCAATTCAAACTTTGAAGGTTGGTTCTTTGGGAATTCATAATTGCTTAGGACTTGCAAGAGTTAAAAATGCTAGAGTTTTAATAGCTTCTACATCTGAGATTTATGGTGATCCACAGGTTCACCCACAAACAGAAGATTATTGGGGTCATGTGAATACTGTAGGTCCGCGAGGAGTTTACGATGAAGCCAAGCGTTTCCAAGAGTCTATGACGATGGCATATCATACATTTCATGGTGTAGAAACACGTATTGTAAGGATATTTAATACTTATGGCCCTAGAATGAGGCTAAATGATGGTCGAGTGATTCCAGCATTTATGGGTCAGGCACTAAGAGGAGAGGATCTTACCATTTTTGGAGATGGAAGCCAGACTCGCTCGTTCTGCTATGTTGATGATTTGATTGAAGGAATATACAGGTTGTTGCATTCAGATTACGCTCAGCCAGTAAATATTGGAAACCCAATTGAAATTTCGATTGCAGAATTCGCTGAAGAAATCATAAAAATGACAGGGACGGATCAAAAGGTAATCTACAAAGATTTGCCAGTAGATGATCCAAAACAACGTCAGCCAGATATCACTAGAGCCAAAGAGGTGCTAGGGTGGGAGCCTAAAGTTGATCGTAAGGAAGGTTTAGCCATTACTTTCGACTACTTTAAGTCTTTTTCCAAGGAGAGACTATACGATGAGGCTCAGCACAAAGAGTTTTAA
- a CDS encoding RNA polymerase, sigma 54 subunit, RpoN/SigL, which produces MQKLALSQSLQQRLSPQQIQFIKLLQIPTAELNQRIEEELEINPALEEGNEMDEKSDEDFSDDYSDDYADDYKDDYDQGTDDFQEFESFNETVDVGDYLNQDDYSGYKMQSDGWADEDKDVMPVIATDTLTEALINQLGYLNLNEREDLIGQQLIGSVEEDGYIRRPIKSICNDLAFGQNLYTSEEEVINVLRRVQRFEPAGIAARDLQECLLLQLERMNCHTQECKDAIQIIANHFNEFTKKHFDTIQRKLNVTDEQLKDAVGVITRLNPKPGSIGTGDTSAAYLMPDFIVSSSNGKLDIILNSKNAPELRVSKSFSEMLDTYDKSDKKSKQIKETVTFVKQKLDAAKWFIDAIVQRQNTLLRTMEAIVKYQEDFFFEGDESKLKPMILKDIAEIIEMDISTVSRVANSKSVQTDFGLYPLKYFFSEGISTNSGEDASSREVKNILKELIDSEPKHAPLSDDKLEKLLKKRGYNIARRTVAKYREQLNIPVARLRKEL; this is translated from the coding sequence ATGCAAAAACTAGCCCTAAGTCAATCGTTACAGCAACGGTTATCACCACAACAAATTCAATTCATTAAGTTACTTCAAATTCCAACTGCAGAGCTTAACCAAAGAATTGAAGAAGAACTTGAAATCAATCCAGCATTAGAGGAAGGAAACGAAATGGATGAAAAGTCGGACGAAGATTTCTCAGATGATTATTCAGACGATTATGCAGATGACTACAAAGATGATTATGATCAAGGAACCGATGATTTTCAAGAATTTGAGAGCTTCAACGAAACAGTGGACGTTGGTGATTACCTAAATCAAGATGACTACTCAGGGTACAAAATGCAAAGTGATGGATGGGCAGATGAAGATAAGGATGTGATGCCAGTGATTGCTACTGATACACTAACAGAAGCATTAATTAATCAACTTGGGTATCTAAATTTAAATGAAAGAGAAGACCTCATAGGTCAGCAGTTAATAGGAAGTGTAGAAGAAGATGGATACATAAGAAGACCAATCAAATCAATATGTAATGATTTGGCTTTTGGTCAAAACTTATATACATCAGAAGAAGAAGTAATAAATGTATTAAGAAGAGTTCAGCGTTTTGAGCCAGCAGGAATTGCTGCAAGAGACCTACAAGAATGCCTGCTTTTGCAACTGGAGCGTATGAATTGTCATACCCAGGAATGCAAAGATGCAATACAAATCATTGCGAATCATTTCAACGAATTCACAAAGAAACACTTCGACACAATCCAACGTAAATTGAATGTCACCGACGAGCAACTTAAAGATGCTGTTGGTGTAATTACAAGATTGAATCCAAAGCCAGGAAGCATAGGAACAGGAGATACTTCTGCAGCCTACCTAATGCCCGACTTTATTGTCAGCAGCAGCAATGGCAAATTAGATATTATATTAAATTCTAAAAACGCTCCCGAATTACGTGTCAGCAAATCATTCAGTGAAATGCTTGATACTTATGATAAAAGCGACAAGAAAAGTAAGCAAATAAAAGAAACAGTAACATTTGTAAAGCAGAAACTAGATGCTGCCAAATGGTTTATAGATGCCATTGTTCAAAGGCAAAACACATTATTGAGAACAATGGAGGCAATCGTAAAATACCAAGAAGATTTCTTCTTTGAGGGAGACGAGAGCAAGTTAAAGCCGATGATTCTTAAAGATATCGCAGAAATCATTGAAATGGATATCTCTACTGTTTCTCGTGTAGCGAACAGCAAATCCGTGCAAACAGACTTCGGACTTTACCCACTTAAGTATTTCTTCTCAGAAGGTATCTCTACCAACTCTGGTGAGGACGCATCTAGTAGAGAAGTGAAAAATATCCTGAAAGAGCTTATTGATTCTGAACCTAAGCATGCACCACTTTCTGATGATAAACTAGAAAAACTACTCAAGAAAAGAGGATACAATATTGCAAGACGAACTGTTGCAAAGTATCGTGAGCAACTTAACATCCCGGTTGCTAGATTAAGAAAAGAGCTTTAA
- a CDS encoding Transmembrane secretion effector: MKDPYAALRYPEYRFFLATQFLFTVAIQIQEVVVSFYLYEITGDPLVLGLVGLFVAVPYISVTLFGGYLADKYDKRTIAQICFSVVILCSLILFIGLHKDFGLAQKQHPSLIYACVFLFGFARGFYSPSWSSLKPFLVKPEHYANSATWSTQFWQTGLIVGPAVAGFLYAYLGLSNSLVLVLCLLLFVLIFSSQIKKRKAIAMANTNMIQSLSEGFRFVYKNKILYYAVLLDMLSVLFGGVIAILPVFAKDILAVGAEGLGFLKAAPGLGAVITMLFLAYFNPTNKAWRNMLLAVVGFGLATILFALSINFYLSLFALFLTGAFDSVSVVIRSTILQTLPPDHMRGRVTAVNGIFVSTSNELGAFESGVAARFLGTVTSVVMGGVMTLGVVSYISLKSKNLFGTKLEKVTE, from the coding sequence ATGAAAGATCCTTATGCAGCTTTGCGATATCCCGAATATCGTTTCTTTCTTGCTACTCAGTTCCTATTTACTGTTGCTATTCAAATACAAGAAGTAGTTGTTAGTTTTTACCTTTATGAAATTACGGGCGATCCACTTGTCTTAGGCTTGGTGGGTCTTTTTGTTGCAGTTCCATATATTTCTGTTACCCTATTTGGCGGCTACCTTGCCGATAAATATGACAAGCGGACCATTGCTCAAATTTGCTTTTCGGTAGTAATCCTCTGCTCATTGATCTTATTCATTGGTTTACACAAGGACTTTGGACTTGCTCAAAAGCAGCATCCTTCACTTATCTACGCTTGTGTTTTCCTTTTTGGATTTGCCAGAGGCTTTTACAGTCCATCATGGTCTTCTCTCAAACCCTTTTTGGTAAAACCAGAACACTATGCTAACTCAGCGACATGGAGTACGCAGTTTTGGCAAACAGGACTCATTGTAGGCCCCGCAGTTGCTGGCTTTCTTTATGCATATTTGGGATTGAGCAATAGCCTTGTTCTCGTCCTATGCTTATTGCTATTTGTGCTTATTTTTTCAAGCCAAATCAAAAAAAGAAAAGCAATTGCAATGGCCAATACCAACATGATACAAAGCCTGAGCGAAGGTTTTCGATTTGTGTACAAAAATAAGATACTCTACTATGCTGTTTTGCTCGACATGCTCTCAGTGCTATTTGGGGGTGTAATCGCAATTCTCCCTGTTTTTGCCAAAGATATCCTTGCCGTTGGTGCAGAAGGTCTTGGCTTTTTGAAAGCCGCCCCAGGCCTAGGAGCAGTCATAACAATGTTATTTTTAGCATACTTTAACCCAACAAATAAAGCCTGGCGAAACATGCTACTTGCTGTTGTTGGCTTTGGTTTAGCAACTATCCTTTTTGCACTTTCTATTAATTTCTACTTATCCCTTTTTGCCTTATTCCTCACTGGTGCTTTCGATAGCGTAAGTGTGGTGATAAGGTCTACTATACTACAAACTCTTCCGCCTGATCATATGAGAGGCAGAGTGACCGCTGTGAACGGAATTTTTGTAAGCACATCAAACGAACTAGGAGCTTTTGAGTCGGGAGTAGCAGCGAGATTCCTAGGCACCGTTACCTCTGTGGTAATGGGTGGAGTTATGACACTTGGCGTAGTGAGCTATATTTCACTTAAGTCTAAAAACCTCTTTGGAACAAAGCTTGAAAAAGTTACCGAATGA
- a CDS encoding 3-oxoacyl-[acyl-carrier protein] reductase, with protein MGRLSDQVVIITGGDQGIGKGICEVFCKEGAIVALWDVLEKGEETAAEISQTGATIFFQKVDVTDESSVQKAVDHIIAKYGKIDVLINNAGIIRDRSFQKMERSDWDQVMNVNVNSLFVTTKAVLPHMKEAAYGRIISASSINAFAGAFGQTNYAASKAAIVGFTKALCKEVGRYGITVNAVAPGFIESEMTASMPPEVIKAGIAMIPVGRIGTPTDMGHAYLFLASKEASFINGITLHANGGALPM; from the coding sequence ATGGGAAGATTAAGTGATCAGGTTGTAATTATCACCGGTGGTGATCAAGGAATTGGAAAAGGTATTTGCGAAGTCTTCTGCAAAGAAGGAGCAATAGTTGCTCTTTGGGATGTACTAGAAAAAGGAGAAGAAACAGCTGCAGAAATCTCCCAAACTGGAGCCACCATTTTCTTTCAAAAAGTAGATGTCACTGATGAATCTTCAGTTCAAAAAGCTGTAGACCATATTATTGCAAAGTATGGCAAAATAGACGTTTTGATTAATAATGCAGGAATCATTCGGGATCGTTCTTTTCAAAAAATGGAACGAAGCGATTGGGATCAAGTGATGAATGTAAATGTTAATTCACTTTTTGTGACCACCAAGGCTGTATTACCTCACATGAAGGAAGCCGCATATGGAAGAATCATTTCAGCTTCATCAATCAATGCTTTTGCGGGAGCTTTTGGTCAAACCAACTATGCGGCGTCAAAAGCTGCCATTGTAGGGTTTACCAAAGCACTTTGTAAAGAAGTAGGTAGATACGGAATTACTGTAAATGCAGTTGCTCCTGGCTTTATAGAGTCAGAAATGACGGCATCCATGCCTCCCGAAGTGATCAAAGCTGGAATTGCAATGATACCAGTAGGTAGAATAGGCACACCCACTGATATGGGTCATGCCTACCTATTTCTCGCTTCAAAAGAAGCTAGTTTTATAAATGGAATAACACTACATGCAAATGGTGGTGCATTGCCGATGTAA
- a CDS encoding UDP-glucose dehydrogenase, whose product MKIAVVGTGYVGLVTGTCFAETGNSVTCIDIDQAKVESLKKGKMTIYEPGLDVIFDRNTKEGRLKFTTNLTEGIEGAEVIFLALPTPPGEDGSADLKYILGVAKDLGPILKQYAVIIDKSTVPVGTAEKVNAAVAAGAKVDYDVVSNPEFLREGVAVDDFMKPDRVVIGTESDRAKKILNTLYAPLVRQGNPIIFMNERSAEMTKYAANAFLAMKITFMNEIANLCERTGADVDDVRRGIGTDSRIGKRFLFPGIGYGGSCFPKDVQALGKTAKEYDYDFKILKSVMSVNQKQKTKLIPRLKEYFGGELKGKTIALWGLAFKPHTDDIREAPALYNIKTLRNAGAKVVVYDPEAMANVKKEVGRKVTYAKSMYAALEGADALMIMTEWPEFRTPDFDRMGEALNNKVIFDGRNLYDLDRMEERSFDYFSVGRKDVKA is encoded by the coding sequence ATGAAAATCGCAGTAGTTGGGACTGGATACGTGGGATTAGTTACAGGAACATGTTTTGCTGAAACAGGGAACAGTGTGACTTGTATTGATATAGATCAGGCTAAGGTAGAAAGCTTGAAAAAAGGGAAAATGACAATATATGAGCCTGGCTTAGATGTTATTTTCGATAGAAATACTAAAGAAGGGAGATTGAAATTCACAACCAATCTCACTGAAGGTATTGAGGGAGCGGAGGTAATATTTTTGGCTCTGCCAACACCTCCAGGTGAAGATGGTTCGGCCGATTTGAAATATATATTAGGAGTTGCTAAGGACTTAGGGCCAATATTGAAGCAATATGCTGTGATTATTGACAAAAGCACGGTTCCTGTAGGTACTGCAGAAAAAGTTAATGCTGCTGTTGCAGCTGGTGCAAAAGTGGATTACGATGTAGTTTCAAATCCTGAGTTTCTAAGAGAAGGAGTTGCTGTAGATGACTTTATGAAGCCTGATAGAGTTGTAATTGGGACGGAATCAGATAGAGCGAAAAAGATACTAAATACGCTTTATGCACCTCTAGTGCGTCAAGGAAACCCAATCATTTTCATGAATGAGCGTTCGGCCGAAATGACTAAATATGCTGCAAATGCATTCTTGGCTATGAAAATCACGTTCATGAACGAAATCGCTAACCTTTGTGAGCGTACTGGAGCGGATGTTGACGATGTACGTCGTGGAATTGGTACAGATAGTAGAATTGGTAAAAGGTTCTTATTCCCAGGTATTGGATATGGTGGTTCTTGTTTTCCTAAAGATGTACAAGCACTGGGTAAAACTGCCAAAGAATATGATTACGATTTCAAGATTTTGAAATCTGTAATGAGTGTAAATCAAAAGCAAAAAACTAAGCTTATTCCTCGCTTGAAGGAATACTTTGGTGGTGAGCTTAAAGGGAAAACAATTGCTCTTTGGGGATTGGCATTTAAGCCACATACAGATGATATTCGTGAAGCTCCGGCATTGTACAATATCAAAACTCTTAGAAATGCAGGTGCTAAAGTGGTCGTTTACGATCCAGAGGCAATGGCAAATGTGAAGAAAGAAGTTGGTCGCAAGGTTACTTATGCAAAGTCAATGTACGCTGCTTTAGAAGGTGCAGATGCTTTAATGATTATGACAGAATGGCCAGAGTTTAGAACTCCAGATTTTGATAGAATGGGTGAAGCATTAAATAATAAAGTTATTTTTGACGGACGTAACCTTTATGACCTTGATAGAATGGAAGAGAGATCATTTGATTATTTCTCTGTTGGTAGAAAAGATGTGAAGGCTTAA
- a CDS encoding Choline dehydrogenase, translating into MNIQGKAKEALTYDAIVVGSGVSGGWAAKELTEKGLKVLMLERGRHVEHITGYENALKNPWDFPHRGRLSNKDKEDYYSGARAGFANAEDILPHFVNDLKYPFAEKRRFDWVRGYQTGGRSLTWGKQSYRWNEKDFLANLEDGHGVDWPIRYKDLAPWYDHVERFAGISGKKEGLDVLPDGVFQTAMPMNCVEKDVKSAIESNFPGRHMTIGRAAHLTNPTPEQQALGRGQCQYRNLCKRGCPYGAYFSTQAATLPAAQRTENLTLINNKIVFSTIFDKETDRVIGVKAIDEDTKEEIEYFGKIVFLNASAMNTAWIMMQSKSSKHPNGLGNESDQLGRNIMDHHLNAGAGGDVEGYLDQYYFGRRPNGIYIPRFANWGSDKRDFLRGFGYQGGASRGTGDTSQTNDSFGADFKNAMSLPGKWHFGLTGFGETLPDPNNRMTLSDTKDAWGLPLIEFDAGWGENELTMRETIRDEAVKMLEAAGLKNVKGRINQEKSMGVGIHEMGTARMGKDPKTSVLNGWNQVWGAENVFVTDGAAMTSSSCVNPSLTYMALTARAADYAASELKKMNL; encoded by the coding sequence ATGAATATTCAAGGAAAAGCGAAAGAAGCACTCACATATGATGCAATAGTTGTAGGATCGGGAGTATCGGGCGGTTGGGCCGCTAAAGAACTCACAGAAAAAGGGCTAAAAGTGCTCATGCTCGAAAGAGGGAGGCATGTTGAACATATAACTGGATATGAAAACGCTCTTAAAAATCCATGGGATTTTCCTCATCGAGGACGCTTAAGCAATAAAGACAAAGAAGACTACTATTCAGGTGCTAGAGCAGGATTTGCAAATGCCGAGGATATTCTCCCACATTTTGTAAATGACCTAAAATACCCTTTTGCTGAAAAAAGAAGATTTGATTGGGTTAGAGGTTATCAAACAGGAGGAAGATCTCTTACCTGGGGAAAACAAAGCTATAGATGGAACGAGAAAGATTTCTTAGCCAATCTTGAAGACGGACATGGCGTGGATTGGCCTATCCGATATAAGGATTTAGCACCTTGGTACGATCACGTGGAGAGATTTGCAGGAATAAGTGGTAAAAAAGAAGGCCTAGATGTATTGCCAGATGGTGTTTTCCAAACCGCAATGCCAATGAATTGCGTGGAGAAAGATGTCAAAAGTGCCATTGAAAGTAACTTCCCTGGACGCCACATGACCATAGGAAGAGCCGCTCACTTAACCAACCCAACTCCTGAACAACAAGCACTTGGACGTGGACAATGCCAATATCGTAACTTGTGTAAACGTGGTTGCCCATATGGAGCATATTTCAGTACGCAAGCTGCTACCCTACCCGCTGCCCAAAGAACTGAAAACCTTACACTCATCAATAATAAAATTGTTTTCAGTACAATTTTTGACAAGGAAACAGACAGAGTAATAGGTGTAAAAGCCATTGACGAAGACACAAAAGAAGAAATAGAATATTTTGGAAAAATCGTCTTCTTGAATGCATCAGCAATGAACACTGCTTGGATCATGATGCAATCGAAATCAAGTAAACATCCAAATGGACTTGGTAATGAAAGTGATCAACTGGGACGCAACATAATGGATCATCACCTCAATGCAGGTGCTGGCGGAGATGTAGAAGGCTATCTTGATCAATACTATTTTGGAAGAAGACCAAATGGAATATATATCCCACGATTTGCCAATTGGGGAAGCGATAAGAGAGACTTCTTGAGAGGTTTCGGTTATCAAGGTGGAGCATCAAGAGGAACTGGGGATACAAGCCAAACGAACGACTCTTTTGGTGCAGACTTTAAGAATGCGATGAGTTTGCCTGGTAAATGGCATTTTGGACTAACTGGTTTTGGAGAAACTCTACCTGACCCAAATAACAGAATGACATTAAGTGACACAAAAGATGCTTGGGGCTTACCTCTTATAGAATTTGACGCAGGATGGGGCGAAAACGAACTCACCATGAGAGAAACCATTAGAGATGAAGCTGTTAAGATGCTGGAGGCTGCAGGACTAAAAAATGTCAAAGGCAGAATCAATCAGGAAAAGAGCATGGGAGTTGGTATCCACGAAATGGGGACAGCAAGAATGGGTAAAGACCCAAAAACTTCGGTTCTAAACGGCTGGAATCAAGTTTGGGGTGCAGAGAACGTCTTTGTAACAGATGGAGCAGCTATGACATCCTCGTCTTGTGTGAATCCATCCCTTACTTATATGGCCCTTACCGCAAGAGCAGCAGATTATGCTGCTAGCGAATTAAAGAAAATGAATTTGTAA